GATCGACGCGGCGGCGACGAAGCCGTTCGGGTTCATGAAGTTCACGCCGGGGCCGGGGATCGGGGGGCACTGCATCCCGCTGGACCCGCACTACCTGGCGTGGAAGATGCGGACGTTGAACTACAAGACGCGGTTCATCGATCTGGCGAGCGAGATCAACTCCCACATGCCCGAGTGGGTGGTGGCGCGTACGGCTTCTTCACTCAATGACATGAGCAAAGCCGTACGTGGCAGCCGGGTGCTGGTGCTGGGGGTGGCGTACAAGCGGGACATCGACGATGTGCGGGAGAGTCCGGCGCTCGACGTGATCCGTCTGCTGGAGGAGCGCGGCGCCGAAGTGATGTACCACGATCCCTTCGTGCAGCAGTTTCGTGAAGACGGCCATATCCGCGAGTCGGTGCCGCTCACATCGGATATGTTGAGTGCGACAGACGCGGTCGTGATCGTGACCGACCACCGGGCCGTCGACTATCAACTGGTCGTGGACCATGCCCATTTGGTGCTCGACACGCGCAATATCACGGCCGGACTGAAGCCGGCACGTGCGCGTATCCGTTCGTTGGCCGATATGCCGGATGGTCGGTACGAGCGCCGACGTAAACCGCGTGACTGAGCAGCAAAGGAGCATGTTTGTGACCGTCGCCACATAGTGATACCGCGTGTGGAACGACTCCTACAAGCATGTTGGACCAAAGCCGCATCCGGGGGTGCCTAAAAGGCCCGTTGGGACGAACACCAGGGACCATCCGTTGTGCCGTAGAGGGAAACTGATGCGTCCTGCTTTGTGGCCGGCTTCTTGCTAAACTCCATGTTGACTCGAACGGCCTCCGACTCCACTTGAGGCCCGCGACACTGCGATCGACCGGTTCCCCGTTCATGTCAACTTCCACTGTCTACAACGACATTGTCACCGATATTCGCTCCGTGAGGCGCGCCGTGGCGCCTCTCGGCCGGAGCGGTGAACAGGCGTCCGTAGCCGCCACCAGCGGTCCGGACGACGATTTTGAACCACGTTCGCGCAGCGAGCTGGCGTCCCGGGTGTTCAACGTGACGCTGGCTCTGCTGATGATCGTGATCGCCACGCCCATCATGCTCCTGGCGGCGCTGCTCGTGCGGCTGACGTCGCGTGGGCCGGTGTTCTACACGCAGGTGCGGGTGGGGATCGACCGCCGCTGGACGCGCAGCCGGGCGCTCAACGAACGCCGGCGCGAAGATCTGGGCGGGACTCCGTTCACCATCTACAAGTTCCGCTCCATGCGGGTGGACGCCGAGGTGAACGGGCAGGCCGTGTGGGCCCGCAAGGACGACGACCGGGTGACGCCCATCGGGAAGTTCATGCGCAAGACGCGCATCGATGAACTGCCGCAGCTGTTCAACGTGCTGCTGGGTGACATGAACATCGTGGGGCCGCGCCCGGAGCGCCCGAGCATCTTCGTGCGTCTGCGCGAGCAGATCGAGGAGTACCCGGTGCGTCAGCGCGTGAAGCCCGGCATCACCGGTCTCGCGCAGATCTCGAATCCCTACGATCAGTGTCTGGACGATGTGCGCCGCAAGGTGGCTTTCGACGTGGAGTACATGCGCCGGCAGTCGCTGAGCGAAGATCTGCGCATCATGCTCAAGACCTTCCCCGTCATGGTGATGCGCATCGGCGGGTGGTGAGCCGATCGGTGTGACGGTGCAAGGCAACCAGGGGTGAGCGACCGTCGGGTCAGCTCACCCTTCGTGTTTTTTTCCTGAGAAAGTCCATCAGCACGAACTGCCCCAGGCTCATGGTGTTCGTGAAGTACGCCTTGCCGCGGCTGATCTCGCTCACCCGTTTCACGAATTCCACGAGCGCGCGGTCGCGGGCCAGCATGAAGGTGTTGATCATGATGCCGCTCTTCCGGCAGGCCGCCACTTCGTGCAGCGTTTCGCCGATCACGTAGCCGTCGAGTCCCATCGAGTTCTTGTAGATCTGCCCGTCGGGCATGGTCAGCGCCGAGGGTTTGCCGTCGGTGATCATGATGATCTGCCGCATGTCCTTCTTCTGCGCCAACAGCAGTCGCCGCGCCAGCTTCAGTCCTTCGGCCGTGTTCGTGTGATACGGTCCCACCTGCGCCATGGCCAGCGTTTCGATGGGAATCTCCTCGGCGCTGTCGTGAAACAGCACCACGCGGATGGTGTCACCCGGGAACTGCGTGCGGATGAGATGCGTGAGCGCGAGCGCCACCTTCTTCGCGGGCGTGAAGCGATCCTCGCCGTAGAGGATCATCGAATGCGACGTGTCGAGCATGAGCACCGTGGCGCAGCTCGAACGGTACTCGCTCTGTCGCACCATCAGATCGCGATAGTCGAGATCGATGGGTACACCCAGCGACCCGGTGCGCCCGAGTGCGTTGGCGAGGGTGGCGGGGACATCGAGATTGAGCGTGTCGCCAAATTCGTACGGCTTGCTCCAGGCATCGCTTTCCACGCCGGTGGCCAGTTGCGGTGTGTCATGGCTGCCCACGCTGGACTTGCCGAGTGAACCGAGCAGATGCCGGAGCGTCTTGAAGCCAAGGAAGTCGATGCCTTTCCCCGTGAGATTGAACTGCACGTCCCGTGCGGCGGCCTGCGAGAGCGAGCCTTTGCCGGTGACGGGCTGATGGCCCGCGGGCACCTGACCGGCGCTGTCGAGTGAGAGGAATCCGTCCTGCATGAGCCGCTGGACCAGACCGTCCAGGAGCTGTGCCAGCTTCTCTTCCGACACCTCGTCGCCCTCACCGCGCAGCGCCTGCAGCATTTCCGGCGTGATCTGACCGCTTTCGATGAGGGCCCGCAGGATGGCCTCTTTCAGCGCGTCGACCGAACGATCGGGGTCTTCGCCGGGATCACCCCAGTAACCATCGCCTCCGCCGGCAAAGCCGGATTGCAGGAGAAAATCGGCGAGCTGGTCGAGCAGCGCCTGGAGATCCACCGCGTCGGCGAGCTGGGGATTGAACTTGGTGTAGGTGTGGAAGCGCATGGCGGCCGATCCGGGTGGTGGATCTTTGAAGAATGGGGGTGATGGTATCAGATCACAAATGAGCGGGTACTGTCGTGTCCTCTACGCTACGGGTCTGTGTGGCAGTCGTGCAACGGTTGGGCGAAGTGTCGGTCGATCCGTGGTAAGTGAAAATTTCTAACTCATTGTGGGGAAGCATTTTGTATCGTCGTGGCTGCCTGAAACTTCCGTGGTATGGCGTTTGCTGATAATAGGGGCCAGAAGATGTACACATACACGAAATGACCTTCCACCAGATACCCTCCATGCGGAACCTTCGTTCGAAAGCCCTGATCGCGCTGGGCATGCTGGCCATCGGAGCGACCCAGGCGCAGGCGCAGTTTCATCGGACCGGCGAGAGCGAGCTCTCTTGTGGTTTTGGCCCCTGTGATGCGAACTGGTCGGTGACTTGGTTCGGTCTTTCATCGGGCTATGGTAGTGGGTATCTGGCCAACGCGGCCATTATCACCAATCCGCCTTCCGCCCCTTGGGCGCCCAATATCACGGGTGTTCAGCAGTGGATCGGCGCGGCCAATTCCGCCACGCTGAGTCCGGCCACGAACGACAACGCGTCGAACTACATCTACTACTTCCAGACCGTCATCGGCGATGACACCTTCGCTGGCGACGTGAAATTTGGTGTGGGCTGGGACAACCGTCTGGTCGGCGCTTGGCTGGGTGGAAGCATCAATGGTGGTGATGGTTCGTTCGACGCCACTGGTGCCGAGGAACTCCTCGGCCCCATCAATCAGGCGAATCCGTATGCCGGTGGTAAGAGCGGATTCTGTCGCGATTCCGACGGCGTGTTCCCTGCATCGTATTTCCCTGATTGCGTGGTCAACATCTCGCTCGCTTTCGGAGCGGGTGACCAGAAGAGCCGGGTACTGACGTTTGCCGTTGTCGGCGATGGTACGACGGACGGTTTCCTCGCAGGCACAGTGAATCGTGTTGTTCCGGAGCCCAGCACCTACGCGCTGATGGCCGCTGGCCTCGCCGCGATGGGTATGGTGGCCCGCCGTCGTCGCCGCGCCGCCTGATCGCGACGCCGCATCACGATCCTGCAGTTCACGAAGGGCCCGCATCGCGCGGGCCCTTCGTCGTTGCAGCATGTGGTATCATGTGAATGACATGACTTTCGCGATTCCCGTGTGACATCCCCAGCTCGCGCGCTCGACCCCACCGCTGCGCCAGTCGCCGGCACCGGTTCGATCAATCCGTTCCGCGTGTTGCGGCGTCACCGGAACTTCCGGCTGTTCTGGACCGGTCAGACGCTTTCACTGATCGGCACGTGGATGCAGACGATGGCCACGGGATGGCTCGCGCTGCAGCTCTCCAACAGCGCCTTTGTCGTGGGACTCGTCGCTTCCGTGGCGGCGCTTCCGGTGGTCTTCCTGAGCATGCACGGCGGCGCGCTGGTGGATCATGGCAACCGGCTGCGTATCGTGCGGGTGGCCCAGGCCGTCTTTCTGGCGCAGGCCACCACACTCTGGCTCATCACCATCACCGGCCATGTCTCGGTGCCATGGCTGCTGGTGCTCTCGTTCGTGCAGGGATGCTGCAGCGCCATCGAGATCCCCGCGCGTCAGAGTCTTTTCATTCAACTCGTGGGCCGCGAGGACCTGCAGCCGGCCATTGCCCTCAATTCGAGCGGTTTCAATCTCGCCAAGATCATCGGACCGTCCATCGGTGGACTGGTCATCACGAAGCTCGGTATCGCATGGTGTTTCGGGCTCAACGCGATGAGTTACGGCGCGGTGTTGTGGGGACTGGCGCGCATCCGTCTCCCCGACGAAGACGCGCGCGTGACCATTCCGCTGCGACAGGCGCTCGCGCAGAGCACCGGCAGCGCGGTCGATGGCATTCGGTATCTGATGCAACCGGGAGCCGTACGGGAACTGCTCATCCTGGTCACGGCCAGCGCCATTCTCGGTGGACCGTTCCTCACGCTGGTGCCTGTCGTCGCACGTGATGGACTGCATCTGGGGCCCGGTGGTTACGGGTCGCTGCTCACGGCCGTGGGTGTGGGTGGATTGACCGGTGCACTGCTCATTGCCGGACCGTTCTCTCAATGGCGCCGCAAGAGTCGTGTCATGCGCGTGGCGGCGTTCACATTTCCCGGCGCACTGATCGGTTTTGCCTTTGCCGGTTCGCTCCATCTGGCGTGGTTCTGGTTGTTCATCACCGGGCTCTCGGCCATTCTCTTCGCCGCACTCTCCAACGGCGCGTTGCAACTGCTCGTGGACGAACAATATCGCGGTCGGGTCATGGCGTTTTATGGCCTGGTGTTCATCGGATTGTCGCAGGCCGTGGGTTCGTTCTCGCTGGGCGCGATGGCGCGCGTCATGACCGCCGCGCATGCCATCGGAATCGCGGCATTCGTGCTGCTTGGTGTGACGGTGGGAATGCGGCGCGCGGGGTTCTGGGAGCGGGTATGAACAGGGGGTCTGGGTGGTGGGTTCCGGGTTTGGGGGTGAACTGCCGGGTTGTGGGTCGTGGGTCGTGAGCTGCCCGATGGTGGTGACATGAGACGTCTGCTCGTGACGGGTGGAGCGGGGTTCCTGGGTGCGAATTTCGTGCGGTACTGGGGTGCGCGGTATCGCGACGATGTAGTGGTCGTGCTCGACGCGCTCACGTACGCGGGAGATCGTTCGCGACTGTCCGATCTCGAAGCCGAGGGACGTGTGGTGTTCGTAGTGGGCGACGTGTGCGATGGAGAGCTCGTGTCGTCATTGCTGACGCAGTACGACATCGACACCATCGTGCACTTTGCCGCCGAGAGTCATGTGGACCGCAGCATCGTGGATGGGGTGTCGTTCGTGCGCACCAATGTGCTGGGTACGCAGACGATGGTCGACGCGGCGCGTGCGGCGTGGTGCACGAACGGGGCATGGCGGCCCGGTGTGAGATTCCATCATGTGTCCACCGACGAGGTGTATGGGCCACTGGCGCACGATGCAGCGCCATTCACCGAGACATCGCCGTATCGTCCGAGTTCACCTTACTCGGCGAGCAAGGCGGCGTCGGACCATCTGGTGCGCGCCGGGGGCATCACGCACGGGTTGCCGTACACCATCTCGCATTGCGCGAACAACTTCGGACCGTTTCAGCATCCGGAGAAGCTCATCCCGTTGATGATCACACGGGCGCTGCGCGGAGAGCCGCTCACCATTTACGGGGATGGACAGCAGCGACGCGAATGGTTGTCGGTGCACGA
The window above is part of the Gemmatimonas aurantiaca genome. Proteins encoded here:
- a CDS encoding PEP-CTERM sorting domain-containing protein, whose protein sequence is MTFHQIPSMRNLRSKALIALGMLAIGATQAQAQFHRTGESELSCGFGPCDANWSVTWFGLSSGYGSGYLANAAIITNPPSAPWAPNITGVQQWIGAANSATLSPATNDNASNYIYYFQTVIGDDTFAGDVKFGVGWDNRLVGAWLGGSINGGDGSFDATGAEELLGPINQANPYAGGKSGFCRDSDGVFPASYFPDCVVNISLAFGAGDQKSRVLTFAVVGDGTTDGFLAGTVNRVVPEPSTYALMAAGLAAMGMVARRRRRAA
- a CDS encoding sugar transferase, whose product is MSTSTVYNDIVTDIRSVRRAVAPLGRSGEQASVAATSGPDDDFEPRSRSELASRVFNVTLALLMIVIATPIMLLAALLVRLTSRGPVFYTQVRVGIDRRWTRSRALNERRREDLGGTPFTIYKFRSMRVDAEVNGQAVWARKDDDRVTPIGKFMRKTRIDELPQLFNVLLGDMNIVGPRPERPSIFVRLREQIEEYPVRQRVKPGITGLAQISNPYDQCLDDVRRKVAFDVEYMRRQSLSEDLRIMLKTFPVMVMRIGGW
- a CDS encoding UDP binding domain-containing protein; this translates as IDAAATKPFGFMKFTPGPGIGGHCIPLDPHYLAWKMRTLNYKTRFIDLASEINSHMPEWVVARTASSLNDMSKAVRGSRVLVLGVAYKRDIDDVRESPALDVIRLLEERGAEVMYHDPFVQQFREDGHIRESVPLTSDMLSATDAVVIVTDHRAVDYQLVVDHAHLVLDTRNITAGLKPARARIRSLADMPDGRYERRRKPRD
- a CDS encoding MFS transporter — encoded protein: MTSPARALDPTAAPVAGTGSINPFRVLRRHRNFRLFWTGQTLSLIGTWMQTMATGWLALQLSNSAFVVGLVASVAALPVVFLSMHGGALVDHGNRLRIVRVAQAVFLAQATTLWLITITGHVSVPWLLVLSFVQGCCSAIEIPARQSLFIQLVGREDLQPAIALNSSGFNLAKIIGPSIGGLVITKLGIAWCFGLNAMSYGAVLWGLARIRLPDEDARVTIPLRQALAQSTGSAVDGIRYLMQPGAVRELLILVTASAILGGPFLTLVPVVARDGLHLGPGGYGSLLTAVGVGGLTGALLIAGPFSQWRRKSRVMRVAAFTFPGALIGFAFAGSLHLAWFWLFITGLSAILFAALSNGALQLLVDEQYRGRVMAFYGLVFIGLSQAVGSFSLGAMARVMTAAHAIGIAAFVLLGVTVGMRRAGFWERV
- a CDS encoding VWA domain-containing protein, with product MRFHTYTKFNPQLADAVDLQALLDQLADFLLQSGFAGGGDGYWGDPGEDPDRSVDALKEAILRALIESGQITPEMLQALRGEGDEVSEEKLAQLLDGLVQRLMQDGFLSLDSAGQVPAGHQPVTGKGSLSQAAARDVQFNLTGKGIDFLGFKTLRHLLGSLGKSSVGSHDTPQLATGVESDAWSKPYEFGDTLNLDVPATLANALGRTGSLGVPIDLDYRDLMVRQSEYRSSCATVLMLDTSHSMILYGEDRFTPAKKVALALTHLIRTQFPGDTIRVVLFHDSAEEIPIETLAMAQVGPYHTNTAEGLKLARRLLLAQKKDMRQIIMITDGKPSALTMPDGQIYKNSMGLDGYVIGETLHEVAACRKSGIMINTFMLARDRALVEFVKRVSEISRGKAYFTNTMSLGQFVLMDFLRKKTRRVS
- the rfbB gene encoding dTDP-glucose 4,6-dehydratase, translated to MRRLLVTGGAGFLGANFVRYWGARYRDDVVVVLDALTYAGDRSRLSDLEAEGRVVFVVGDVCDGELVSSLLTQYDIDTIVHFAAESHVDRSIVDGVSFVRTNVLGTQTMVDAARAAWCTNGAWRPGVRFHHVSTDEVYGPLAHDAAPFTETSPYRPSSPYSASKAASDHLVRAGGITHGLPYTISHCANNFGPFQHPEKLIPLMITRALRGEPLTIYGDGQQRREWLSVHEHCVALDAILGTDVAGETFCIGSGVEFVNLELVQHLCDMLDARFTADVSLRDRFPRCPAALGASCRTLITHVADRPGHDRRYALDSTKLARITGVTLRRDVSAELEGLLDWMMTGGA